The nucleotide sequence AGGTGATCTGATGGGGCTTGGCCGTCAGGGTGATCAGCAGGGGACGATGTATCTGGCCTGGGATGAGATTCCTCGGTCTCGTGGGCACGCTTTTTACGATCGTCTCCAGCAGACTCTCCGGAAAGCCGCCTTCGATGGTTTCGCCGAGAAGCTGTGCAAGCCCTTCTATTCCGACAAGGGGCGTCCCTCCATTCCGCCTGGCCGGTATTTTCGGATGCACCTCGTGGGGTATTTCGAGGGCATCGACAGCGAGCGCGGCATTGAGTGGCGCTGCGCCGATTCGCTTTCCCTCCGGGATTTTCTCCAGCTTTCGCCCAAGGAGTCTGTGCCGGATCATTCCTCGCTCAGTCGGACACGGTCCCGTCTGCCGCTGGCGACCCACCAAGAGGTTTTCACCTGGGTTCTCAAGGTGCTCAGCAAGGATGGCTTGGTCCTTGGAGGCCGCATTGGCGTGGACGCTTCGACCATGGAGGCCAACGCGGCGCTCAAAACCATCGTGCGCCGGGACACGGGTGAGAGCTACCGCAAGATGCTCCTGCGCATGGCTAAGGAGAGCGGCATCGACTCTCCGACGGATGAGGATCTGGCTCGCATGGACCGCAAGCGCGTCGGCAAGACGCTTTCGAACAAGGACTGGCAGTCGCAGGTCGATCCCGAGGCGAAGATCGCCAAGATGAAGGATGGCCGAACGCATCTGGCGTACAAGCCGGAGCACGCGGTGGACCTGGACACCGGCGCGGTCGTGGCGGTCGAGGTGCATGAAGCGGACAAGGGGGACACTTCGACTCTGCAAAAGACGCTGAAAGCCGCTCAAGAAAGTTTGCGACGGGTCACTTCCACACCGCCATGCCCGGACGATCCTGCGGAACTGGTCGCGGACAAGGGCTATTTCTCCCGGGATGTCCTCAAAGACCTGGACGGAGGGCCATGGCGGACGAGAATCGCCGAACCCAAGCGCAACGGCCTGAACTCCTGGCGTGGCGATCATGAGGCGCGGCG is from Solidesulfovibrio magneticus RS-1 and encodes:
- a CDS encoding transposase is translated as MGLGRQGDQQGTMYLAWDEIPRSRGHAFYDRLQQTLRKAAFDGFAEKLCKPFYSDKGRPSIPPGRYFRMHLVGYFEGIDSERGIEWRCADSLSLRDFLQLSPKESVPDHSSLSRTRSRLPLATHQEVFTWVLKVLSKDGLVLGGRIGVDASTMEANAALKTIVRRDTGESYRKMLLRMAKESGIDSPTDEDLARMDRKRVGKTLSNKDWQSQVDPEAKIAKMKDGRTHLAYKPEHAVDLDTGAVVAVEVHEADKGDTSTLQKTLKAAQESLRRVTSTPPCPDDPAELVADKGYFSRDVLKDLDGGPWRTRIAEPKRNGLNSWRGDHEARRAVYNNRIRISSMVGKAMGKQRTELVERSFEHTLDRSGGMRRVWLRGRENIQKRYLLHVAGFNLGLLMRVKTGHGTPRGWASAWLALIWPNQHPSMAYLAIVMVVEGRCCGIMPIAVICGGE